The following proteins are co-located in the Burkholderiales bacterium genome:
- the selD gene encoding selenide, water dikinase SelD, translating to MDTSTKTPIRLTEFSHGGGCGCKIAPALLSDILSASPLAALCPDLLVGNDSSDDAAVYRINDEQAIVATTDFFMPIVDDPFDFGRIAATNALSDVYAMGAKPLFALAIVGMPVDKLPIAAIQQILAGGASVCNDAGIPIAGGHSIDSPEPIYGLVAVGLVHPDKVKRNDGAEAGDVLILGKPLGIGILSAALKKGELGEPGYRDMLASTTQLNTPGAPLADLPDVHALTDVTGFGLLGHLLEMCRGAGLDADIEFDRLPILADALRLAEAGYATGASTRNWASYAKSVRLAEGVSEWQKKLLTDPQTSGGLLVACAPDAEAKVLAVFHEHGFALACNIGTLRAGKGEVAVR from the coding sequence ATGGATACTTCGACAAAAACGCCGATACGACTGACCGAGTTTTCCCACGGCGGCGGTTGCGGCTGCAAAATCGCACCTGCCTTGCTCAGCGATATTTTGTCGGCTTCGCCGCTTGCCGCATTGTGCCCGGATCTTCTGGTCGGCAATGATTCCAGCGACGATGCCGCGGTGTACCGCATCAACGACGAGCAGGCGATAGTCGCGACCACCGATTTTTTTATGCCGATTGTCGACGATCCGTTCGATTTCGGCCGCATCGCCGCGACAAATGCGCTATCCGACGTTTACGCCATGGGCGCGAAGCCGCTGTTCGCGCTCGCTATCGTCGGCATGCCGGTCGACAAGCTGCCGATCGCCGCCATCCAGCAGATTCTGGCTGGAGGCGCGTCGGTCTGCAATGACGCCGGCATACCGATCGCCGGCGGTCATTCCATCGATTCGCCCGAGCCGATCTATGGGCTGGTGGCGGTCGGCCTCGTGCATCCCGACAAGGTCAAACGCAATGACGGCGCAGAGGCCGGCGATGTGTTGATCCTCGGCAAGCCGCTCGGCATCGGCATTCTCAGCGCCGCGCTGAAAAAAGGCGAACTCGGCGAGCCGGGCTATCGCGATATGCTCGCCAGCACGACGCAATTGAACACGCCCGGCGCGCCGCTTGCCGATCTTCCCGACGTGCACGCGCTGACAGATGTCACAGGTTTCGGCCTGCTCGGCCACCTGCTCGAAATGTGCCGCGGCGCCGGGCTCGATGCGGACATCGAATTCGATCGGCTGCCGATCCTGGCCGATGCGCTCAGGCTCGCCGAAGCGGGCTATGCGACCGGCGCATCGACGCGCAATTGGGCGAGCTACGCAAAATCGGTGCGGCTCGCGGAAGGCGTTTCGGAGTGGCAGAAAAAACTGCTGACCGATCCGCAAACCAGCGGCGGCCTGCTCGTCGCCTGCGCGCCGGATGCAGAGGCCAAGGTGCTGGCTGTTTTCCACGAGCACGGGTTCGCTTTGGCCTGCAATATCGGCACTCTGCGCGCGGGCAAAGGCGAGGTTGCCGTACGCTGA
- a CDS encoding FemAB family PEP-CTERM system-associated protein: MTFILGTGHYTSIAKTPFDSQAENSAPPPATSFAARNRVDLRVATLGDADFSRWNEFVFACPDASFFHRAEWRSIIENIFGWRTHFLYAENAGGLQGVLPLAEVKGRLIGHALISLPYCVQAGIAAANQPARDALDAAAQNLALALDVDYLEYRTPCRAHADWACDESYVLFKAELSAAAAYNFSAIPGKRRAMVRKAQRAGLRCAIEDDVEHFLRAYAEAMRKLGSPVYPRRYFTELRTAFGSDCEVMTITQDGRTIAAAMSFLFRGETMPYYAGGTEQARAVAGNDFLYWELLGRAAQRGLHTFNAGRSRLGGGSSGFKKLWGFKPEPLHYEYRVLRGRTPINDPDDPRYRLFTALWRRLPLALANKLGPSLSRNIC, from the coding sequence ATGACATTCATCTTGGGAACAGGACACTACACAAGCATCGCCAAAACGCCCTTCGACAGTCAGGCCGAAAATAGTGCGCCTCCGCCTGCGACTTCCTTCGCCGCGCGAAATCGCGTGGACTTGCGCGTCGCCACGTTAGGCGATGCCGATTTCTCGCGCTGGAACGAGTTTGTTTTCGCTTGCCCGGATGCGAGTTTCTTTCATCGCGCCGAATGGCGATCCATCATCGAGAACATCTTCGGCTGGCGCACGCATTTTCTGTATGCAGAAAACGCCGGCGGTCTCCAGGGCGTTCTGCCGCTCGCCGAAGTCAAGGGCAGGCTGATCGGCCACGCGCTGATCTCGCTGCCGTATTGCGTGCAGGCCGGCATAGCCGCGGCGAATCAACCGGCGCGCGACGCGCTCGACGCGGCAGCACAAAATCTCGCGCTCGCCCTCGATGTCGATTATCTCGAATACCGCACGCCATGCCGAGCACACGCCGACTGGGCATGCGACGAATCCTACGTTTTGTTCAAAGCGGAATTGAGCGCGGCGGCCGCTTACAATTTTTCGGCGATTCCCGGCAAGCGGCGCGCGATGGTGCGCAAAGCGCAGCGCGCCGGTTTGCGCTGCGCAATCGAGGATGATGTCGAGCATTTTCTCCGCGCCTATGCCGAGGCCATGCGCAAGCTCGGCAGCCCGGTTTATCCGCGCCGTTATTTCACGGAACTGAGAACCGCATTCGGCAGTGATTGCGAAGTCATGACGATAACGCAGGACGGCCGGACGATTGCCGCAGCCATGAGTTTTCTGTTCCGCGGCGAGACGATGCCGTACTACGCCGGCGGAACTGAACAGGCGCGCGCCGTGGCCGGCAACGACTTCCTGTATTGGGAATTGCTCGGACGCGCCGCGCAACGCGGGCTGCACACCTTCAACGCCGGCCGCAGCCGTCTGGGAGGCGGGTCGTCCGGGTTCAAGAAATTGTGGGGCTTCAAACCCGAACCCCTGCACTATGAATACCGCGTGTTACGCGGGCGCACACCGATCAACGATCCCGACGATCCGCGCTATCGTTTGTTCACCGCGCTCTGGCGGCGGCTGCCGCTGGCGCTTGCCAACAAGCTGGGGCCGTCGCTCAGCCGGAACATCTGCTGA